The DNA sequence ACTCGTTCTCCAGGAGCCTTTGAGAATGGCGAGGCTTGACCCGCCAGCGGGAACCATTAAGACTGAACGCGTGGCCCTGTAAGCCGGGCATGGCGCTTAGAGGCGACTTTGGATGATGGCACAATGATTGACGCCTTTCTACTGCTTAAAGACGGCACCCTCAAACGCAGCCAGGATGTGGAAGAGGTCTTCCGCTTGGTTGAGGAGGCGGGTGATGGTTGGAATCTCTGGCTTGACTTGGAGGCTCCACACGAGGAGGAGTTTGGCCTCCTTACGGCCCTATTCAACTTCCACCCCTTGGCCCTGGATGCTTGTTTCAACCAAACCCATCATTCCAAGATGGACGACTACGACGATCATCTCTACATCATTTTCAATACTCCTCTATGGGGTGAGGAGGGTGTTAGAATTAAGACCTCCCGGCTCGACTGTTTCCTGGGACCACACTTCCTCGTTACTCACCACCTGGAGCCCTTTCCATCCATCCAGGAGGCCAAGGTGCGATGCCTTAAAAGAGAAGATGCTCTCAGCCGAGGCGCCGATTACTTGCTCTACATAATCTTGGCCGTCCTAGTGGATAATTACTCCCCGGTGCTGGAAAGAATCGGTGATGCTGTTGAGGCCGCCGAGGCAGAGGTGCTCGCCAAGCCCAAGCCCTCGACTCTAAAGCGCCTCTTCTCGCTCAGGAAGGAAGTGGCCCGTTTGTGGCAGCTCGTTTTACGACAAAAAGAGATTCTCTTGCGGCTGAGCGATGAGGAGCATTCATCAATTCGCCGAGAACAGGCCGTCTACTATCGGGACGCTCACGGCCACCTTGCCCGTATGTCGGACCTAATGGAATCGCACCGTGACACCATCGCCGGAGCGGTAGAGGCCTTTACCTCGCTTACGAGTAACCGCAAGAACGCGGTGGTCAGAATCCTAACCGTTCTGGTCATCCTGATGTTTTCCCTTGCGCTCATCGCCGGCATCTACGGTATTAACCCCCGGTTCATGCCCGAGCTTCCGTCGCCATACGGCCAATACGCCGTGTTAGGATTCGTGGCCTTCATAGCCATAATCATGCTTGTTTTCTTCCGATGGAAGAACCGGCTCTGACCGCTGTCTCCGCCGTAAAGGCCCAAAATGCTCGCCTATCTAAACTCCCATCTTACAACCCGGTGGATCTTCCGGGCGCCCTTCTACCTCTTGGGCCTTGGTGCAACCGCCATCCTTGTGCTCCAGTACGGTTTTGGGTGGTCGCTAGGCAGCAATGGAGCAATGGTGGCCGTCCAGCGGGGCTTTCTTTATGGCTTCGTCGGCTTCTACCTTATGGTGGCCGCATTCATAACTCCCAAAACTCTTCTGCTGCGAAGCGGCTTGGTGGAGACGTTGCTCAGCGCCTTGGTGATATGGACCGAGGTTGAGCCGTCAACGATTATCCCATCGTCGGCAGTCCTGCTGGCCGTGGAAGTTTACGCCGCATTTGCACTCTTATACGCCCTAAGCACTTTACTCCTAAACCCGGAACTCGTGGTCAGTCGTTGGGGAAACCTTCGGCTCAGCAGGCCCCAACTCGTCGTCTTCAGCTTCCTTGCCGTAATCGGCCTGGGCACCCTCGGACTCAGCCTCCCCAAGGCGACGGTCTCCCCGGACGGCATAGGGCTCATCGACACCATTTTTACGGCCACCAGCGCTGTCTGCGTCACGGGCCTGACCGTCATCAACGTCGCACAAGACCTCTCGACTCTTGGCCAAGGCTTCCTGCTTGCCCTCATCCAGCTAGGGGGTCTGGGGCTGATGACATTCACCGCCTTTTTCTCCCTGATCCTGGGCCGGGATCTAAGCCTCAGGGGTGAGCTCGTCTTGAGAGACACTCTAGATGTTCGGACCGTAGGCCGTATCACAAGCCTCGTTCTCGGGATCCTCACTATTACCATTATCGCCGAGGGTATCGGGACCATACTCCTCTTCGTCTCCTGGCCCACCGATCTCCCATCGACGGCACACGGAATTTTCTGGAGCCTATTCCACTCTGTCAGTGCTTTTAGCAACGCCGGCTTCAGCCTTCTTCCCACGAACGACTTTTCCATCTACCGTGGAGCGTTCGTCGTCAACTACACCTTGATGGCCCTTATCGTGGTTGGAGGAGTAGGCTTCTTCGTCATCCAAAATCTTTTGCGGGTAAGCCCGTGGGGCGGTGGAACCGATCAGAAACGGCCCCGCCTCACGCTCCACACTAAGCTAGTTTTAACCATAACGGCTGTCTTAATATTAATCGGTGCGACGTTGTTCTTCACCTTAGAGCGAAATGCCTCCATGGCCGGATACACTATCGGCGAGCAGATAACGGCCTCCCTATTCCAGGCCGTTACCTCAAGGACGGCAGGCTTCAGCACTGTCCCTATCGGTCAGCTGACCTATTCAGCGGCTTTCCTCCTCATGATTCTTATGTTTATCGGAGCCTCTCCGGGCTCGACTGGCGGTGGGGTAAAGACCTCGACCATAGGGATTCTACTTGGGACCATCCGGAGCATCCTCAAAGGTCGGACCGAAACCGAGATATTCAATAGGACCATCCCTCAAGATCAGGTCAACCGAGCTTTGGCCATCATTTTTATCGCTTTCGGCGTTATCTCTGCATCAGTCTTTGCCCTTATGATAGTGGAAGGCCGACCTTTCATAGATGTCCTCTTTGAGACCATCAGCGCCTTCGGAACCGTGGGCCTTACGCGGGGGATGACGTCGGAGCTCTCTTCTGCAGGCAAGGTAATACTCATTTTCACCATGCTGGCGGGGCGTATAGGCCCTTTGACTCTGGCACTGGCCATCGCCGAGCGGGGAGTCAGGGGTGAGTATGAATATCCCCAGGAATATGTCATGCTAGGGTAAGGAAGGAGAGAGTTATGGCTCGGTTCGCTGTAATAGGCCTGGGGCGATTTGGGATGAGCTTGGCTACCCACCTAACCGAGGCTGGGGCTGAGGTCGTGGCCATCGACGCAGACCGGCGGGTCATCGAGAATATTAAAGACGAGGTGACGGTGGCCGTGGCCCTAGACGCCACCGACGAACACGCCCTGCGGGCGCAAAACCTGGAGAAGGTTGATGCAGCCATCGTCTGCATAGGGGAGAGCTTTGAGGCAAATCAGCTGGCTACGTTGCTGCTTAAAAATATTGGTGTAAAAAGAATCATCGCCAAAGCCAACACCACTACGCAGCGCCACATCCTCCAGCTCATCGGCGCTGACCAAGTCATCTCCCCTGAGGAAGAGATGGGAGCAAAGCTCGCCAAACGTTTGCTTGTCCCATTCGCCCTGGAAATGATTCCCCTCGCAGAGGGCTTTAGCATGATTGAAATAAACGCGCCTGCCGCCTTCGTCGGTAAGGCGCTCAAAGACCTAAAGCTCCGTCAACGCTTCGGCATTAATGTCGTTGCCATCAAAAAACACCATCCGCCGGAGAGCGAGGGCGCCACCCTCGTCATCGCCTCGATCGACAACCTGCCAAGCCCCGAAAGTATCATCAATGAATACGACATTCTAATCATCATCGGACACGAGGATGGACTGCGCCAGCTCGGGAAGCACTCAGGGAGCTGATGGGGTATAAAGGCAGGATTGATCGTGACGGTGTGAGGCGCTGAAGGAGGCTATGAATCTTCCAGGGCGCCACCTTTGGCTGCGGGAAGTCGCTGGTCGGCTGAGGATTCCTCGGCGAATCGGGGCTTATCAATCCCCTCACTCCGCCCGCGCGGGTAATCCCTAGACAGCCGCCTGTAGAGAAGGAAGCCCAAAACAGCTAACACTAATACTACAGCTGTGATGATCCTTACCCCTTGAATGGTGCGCCGTAAGTTGTCGAGCTTTTCGCTCAGAAAATACCTAACAGGGTGACGAGGGGAACGCTGACGGCGGCCCCGCACAAATCCGTCAAAATGAACTTCTGCGCGTTCATCCGGATGCTGCCGGCAACGAGGTAAACGGCCATCCGAAAACCAGCAAAGAAGCGAGCGAAGAAGATTGTTTTGCCGCCATAGCGGTCAAAATGGTCGTGGATTCTCGAAAGGCGATGGCTCGTCAACCAGCGACTAAGCCTAGGGTGTCCCAGAACGTTAGAGCCCCACTTGCGCCCTAGGTAAAATACCAAGTAGTCACCGACTACGGCGCCTGTGATGGAGATGGCGATTGTCAGATATAGGTCAGTGTAGCCCGCCCAGGATAAAAATCCACCGATAAGCAGCAGAAGGTCTTCAGGTATTGGAGCCCCAAGTCCCCCGGCGAACAAGCCAAAGAATATGAAAATATAGATAAACGGCGCCGTATAACCGGTCATGAAATCAACGAGCGTCCACACGTTCCATTATCCCCGTTGGCGGTCGGCTGCATAGGTCACAAAAAAATGTTACCCAATTTTGCCACATGAAGTCAAATGTAAACCTCTAAAAGGGTGAGGTCTATCTTTTTTAATTGCACCTGCCCAACTATCCAGTATAATTGCACTTGTGTCGATTCTGTTACCCTGGTGACGACGGAGATTTTATCAACCTGTTAATGCGGGGAATTCCGGAAAGGGCTTTGGCGAATTCCCGGACGTGATCGAGGAAACCCATCACGTTCCCCGCCCCCACCCCATGAGCCTATCTCCTTTGCACAACATAGCCCGTCGTGGGGTCTTCATCATAATGCGCATTACGGAACTGGCGACCGACGAAGGTGAGAGCCGCACTCCTGCCATGAAGACATATCCCCACAAAGCCAGGCTATGTAGAATGTGGCAATAATTTAGAACTGTTGAGGCAAAGGTATGTACCGAAAAACCGTATGGTGGATAATGGCGGTTTGGTTGCTGACGGGATTCACTCAGGCTGCGGAGCCCGTGGGGACGGACGACCTCTCCCCAAGGAGCTTGGTGCAGTCTGCCTATCGAGCGTCAAAATCGCTTAACGCCTATACCTGCAAGCTTACGAACATCACCCGACACCGCGGAGCCGACGGGCGTTACAACGCCGAGAAGATAAACGTGCTCGCGTACGCTTTCCGGAAACCAGGGCAGATACGAATGAGGTGGATAGAGCCACGACTCAAGCGCGGCCAGGTCGCCGTCTACAATCATAAAATCCTCCATGTCTCTCGTTGGTGGTGGCCCTTCGCCTTGAAGGTTGACCCGGACAGCCCAACGGGCATGGATGATTTTCACCACCCCATTTATCGATCCGATTTAGCATCCTTGATGGGCATCGTCGTCCAAGATATGGTCAAAGTAACGGAGGAGGCCTATGAAGGCCAAGTGGCCGTCGGAAAACGGCGGGGTCACCGGGTGGTGTTGTATACGGCGAAGAAGCGGGTTGTGCTTACGATAGACACAGAGCATCTGTTGCCCCTGGCAATTGAGCAATACGACCGCGAGTCGGGGCTTCTTTTCGATGGCGGGTATTTCGAAGACCTGGAGCTGAGCCCCCCGCTAGAAGACTCGCTTTTCGACTTATAAGGAGGGAGTGGTCCTCTCTCCGCGTTGACATCACGGTCGATTCCCGGTACATTGAATTCAGAAAACCCGTTCTAGATATGGGGCATATGGCCGTGGCCACCAAAAGGCGACCGGCGCCTACTAAACGCAAACGTCGCGACGAGCCCTTCGATCTAATGGAGTGGCTCAAAAGCAAAACTAGTGTGGGAGGCAAGCCAGGCGACAAGCGCGCCAGGCGGAAAAAAACGCAATTCTCCCTATGGTATTTTGTCGCAGCCTTCCTCATCCTTTCGTTCATCAACACGCAACTCTTACGAGAGGAAATCACCCACCTTCCGTATAGCGAGTTTAAAACGCTGCTAGCTTCGGGCCGGGTCGTCACGGCGGAGATAGAACGAGAGCATATTAAGGGGACCATTAAGGAAGGCGACAAGACGAAAAAATTTCGAACCGTTCGGGTTGAGGATCCCAAGCTTGTAGAGCTCCTCGGAGCCCATGATGTCGAATATACCGGTCAAGCGGAAAACACCGTTCTTGCGAACCTTCTCTCCTGGGTTATCCCGCCGCTCATAATCCTCGCCATATGGATCGTCATCCTGAGGCGGATGGGGCCCGGCGGGGCGGGTGTGATGTCATTCGGCCGAAGCCGGGCGAAAATCTACGCCGAGGACGAGACGAAGGCGTCTTTCGACGATGTGGCCGGAGTGGATGAGGCCCAAGAAGAGCTTGAGGAGATTATCGAGTTCCTTAAACACCCGGAGAAATTCCGCCATCTCGGGGCTACCATCCCCAAGGGAGTTCTGCTGGTCGGCCCTCCAGGGACCGGCAAGACACTGCTCGCCAGGGCAGTGGCCGGCGAAGCAAAGGTCCCATTCTTCTCCATTTCCGGAAGCGAGTTCGTGGAGATGTTCGTCGGTGTAGGCGCCGCCCGGGTCCGGGACCTCTTCTCCCAAGCGGCCGAGCGAGCCCCGTGCATAATCTTCATCGACGAGCTCGACGCCATTGGTAAGGCCCGAGGAGCCAATCCCCTTGGAGGCCATGACGAGCGCGAGCAAACGCTCAACCAACTCCTTGTGGAGATGGACGGCTTCGATCCGCGAATGGGCGTCATCATCATGTCGGCCACCAACCGGCCTGAAATTCTCGATCCAGCCCTCTTGCGCCCCGGTCGCTTCGACCGCCAAGTGGTTGTAGACAGACCCGATTTGCTGGGGCGGGAGGCGATCCTCGGTGTCCATGTGAAGAAGATTAAGCTCTCACCCGACGTTGATCTCAACGTCGTGGCCCGGCGTACCCCCGGCTTCGTCGGAGCAGACCTTGCGAACATCGTCAACGAAGCAGCCCTCCTGGCCGCCAGGCGCGAAAAGCAGCTTGTCGAGATGGAGGAGATGGACGAGGCCATCGACCGGGCGATTCTCGGCCTCGAAAAGAAAAGCAGGGTCATCAGCCCCCGCGTAAAGGAGATAGTTGCGTATCACGAGTCGGGCCACGCGCTGGTGGCAGAGTCGGTCGAGCACGCCGATCCGGTGCACAAAATTTCCATCGTGCCGAGAGGTGTGTCGGCGCTCGGCTACACGGTCCACACCACATCGGAAGATAACGTCATGGGCTTCGCCACGAAGGCGGAGCTTCTCGATCAGATGGCCGCCCTCCTCGGAGGGAGGGTGGCCGAAGAGATCGTATTCGCCGATGTATCCACCGGAGCCCAAAACGACCTCCACCGCGTCACGAACATAGCTCGAGACATGGTGAAGGAGTACGGGATGAGCGATCGGCTCGGGCCCATCTCTTACGAGAAGGAGCGGCGACCGCTCTTCATCGGCGCCCCCGGCCTGTCGGGGGGGCGGGAATACAGCGAGGAGACTGCCCAGGCGATCGACGAAGAGGTCAAGAAAATCATCGAAGGCACCTACGAGCGCGTCCGCACAATCCTCCAGGACCAGCGCAACATGCTCGACAGACTTGCCAAGCTGCTCCTGGAGAAAGAAGTGGTGGAAGGCGACGAGTTGAGAGACCTCATAAAAGCCGAGGAAATTTAACCCGAATGCGGAAAATCGCGGAAAATCGGCCCTGCGTCCGCAACTCGCGCCTTTGCGTTAGGCCTGATAAAATTCGCCTGGTAGTGAAATTTATCAAACCCCGCATCCCCAAACCAGGCGCAGGCCGGGCCGGGAGTCATGCCACAATGACCTCTATCACCATTTTCGACAGCCTCGCTAAGACCCCCTCCACGAGGAATCCACGATGACCGCCGCTCCGGGGTCGAAACGCAAGAAACCGAGTCGGAAGAAGGGCATCATAGGTGCCCTGGACCTCGGAGGGACGAACATCAAGACCGCCCTGGTTGACCGTAGCGGCGCCATCGTAGCCAGAGACCATCGGCCCACCGAGGCCCACGGCGGCTCTCGCCACGTGATAGGCCGGATGGCTGAAGCCATCGGCGACCTCTGCTCTTCGACGGGCATCTCTGTCACTACTCTTGTCGGCGTGGGGGTCGGGTTCGCAGGCCCCCTCAACCCAGAGGAGGGAGTGATCTACCACGCCCCCAACCTCCCCGGCTGGTCGCGGGTGCCTCTCAGGGCCCGGTTGGAAAAATCCCTCGGCCTGCCCGTAGTCATAGAGAATGACGCCAACGCATGGACCCTGGGAGAGCACCGCTTTGGGGCTGGCCGTGGCTTAAGTCACATGGTTTGCTTGACCCTGGGCACCGGCCTCGGCGCGGGAATCATCTCCGATGGACGGCTTCTCCACGGCACCCGGGGTTTGGCCGCCGAGCTGGGCCATATGACCATCAACGCCCGAGGCATGCGATGCAGCTGCGGCAACCGCGGGTGTTTAGAGCTCTACGCATCGGCGCCCGCCGTCGTTAGGGCCGTCCGTCGCCACCTGCGGGGAGCGGTTTCCTCGAAGGTTCTGGCACTGGCGGCCGGCGACCCCGGAGGCCTCACGGCCAGAGTCGTCTCCCAGGCCGCGCGCCAAGGCGACCGGCCGGCCCAAGCAGCCCTTGAAGATGTGGGCCGCGCCCTCGGAGTAGGGATCGCCAACATCGCAAACATCCTCAACCCCGAGATGGTCGTCATAGGCGGAGCCGTGGCGGGAGCAGGACGCTACATCCTCGAACCGGCGCGAAAGGAAGCCAAGCGACGGGCATTTCGCGGCGCCACCGAGCGGCTGAAGATCGTCCGGGCGAAGCTCGGCGAGGATGCAGGCATGCTCGGCGCTGCGGCGCCCTTTATAGGGAGCCGGCCATGAGGCCCCAGGTAAGACGAAGCCCGTCGGCGCTCTGGCTACTCTGCGCCCTCGCGGCGGCCCTGACGCTCGCCGCGACCAGTCTGGCAGGGACCGAAGATAAGCAGACGGCGACCCCCGCCACAGCCGACCATTCCGCCACCGGCGCCTACTCCCTGCCCTTCGCGCCCGGAGAGGAGCTTACCTACAGGCTGTCTTGGTTTGGGATCCCCGCCGGCACGGCTGTTACGACGGTCAGCGAAGCAAGCCCACACAATGGCCACTCCGTATGGCGGATCACTTCCCTGACATCCTCGTCGAAGTTCATGGACATGTTCTACAAGGTCCGCGACCGGGTCGTCAGCCTCTTTGACCCCGAACTCCGAGCGCCCCGTTTTTACAGAATCGACCAACGGGAGGGCCGTTATCGGGCACGGCGAATCATCACCTTCGACCAGGAAGCGGGCCAGGCCACCTACATCAAGAACGACAACCCTCCTCAGGTGAAAACCATCCCCACGGGC is a window from the Nitrospinota bacterium genome containing:
- a CDS encoding DUF1571 domain-containing protein; amino-acid sequence: MYRKTVWWIMAVWLLTGFTQAAEPVGTDDLSPRSLVQSAYRASKSLNAYTCKLTNITRHRGADGRYNAEKINVLAYAFRKPGQIRMRWIEPRLKRGQVAVYNHKILHVSRWWWPFALKVDPDSPTGMDDFHHPIYRSDLASLMGIVVQDMVKVTEEAYEGQVAVGKRRGHRVVLYTAKKRVVLTIDTEHLLPLAIEQYDRESGLLFDGGYFEDLELSPPLEDSLFDL
- a CDS encoding DUF3108 domain-containing protein; its protein translation is MRPQVRRSPSALWLLCALAAALTLAATSLAGTEDKQTATPATADHSATGAYSLPFAPGEELTYRLSWFGIPAGTAVTTVSEASPHNGHSVWRITSLTSSSKFMDMFYKVRDRVVSLFDPELRAPRFYRIDQREGRYRARRIITFDQEAGQATYIKNDNPPQVKTIPTGVQDALSVLYYFRALKTEPGTTVTIPTLPGKKLHHVKVDVLRRETITVPHLGRVATIVVQPHMDFIGIFRKAGNILIWMTDDERKIPVRMKTTIVYGQVSAVLVEARGCRKAAQKEGEKELPPGEVCKT
- a CDS encoding ROK family protein, producing MTAAPGSKRKKPSRKKGIIGALDLGGTNIKTALVDRSGAIVARDHRPTEAHGGSRHVIGRMAEAIGDLCSSTGISVTTLVGVGVGFAGPLNPEEGVIYHAPNLPGWSRVPLRARLEKSLGLPVVIENDANAWTLGEHRFGAGRGLSHMVCLTLGTGLGAGIISDGRLLHGTRGLAAELGHMTINARGMRCSCGNRGCLELYASAPAVVRAVRRHLRGAVSSKVLALAAGDPGGLTARVVSQAARQGDRPAQAALEDVGRALGVGIANIANILNPEMVVIGGAVAGAGRYILEPARKEAKRRAFRGATERLKIVRAKLGEDAGMLGAAAPFIGSRP
- the ftsH gene encoding ATP-dependent zinc metalloprotease FtsH, translated to MEWLKSKTSVGGKPGDKRARRKKTQFSLWYFVAAFLILSFINTQLLREEITHLPYSEFKTLLASGRVVTAEIEREHIKGTIKEGDKTKKFRTVRVEDPKLVELLGAHDVEYTGQAENTVLANLLSWVIPPLIILAIWIVILRRMGPGGAGVMSFGRSRAKIYAEDETKASFDDVAGVDEAQEELEEIIEFLKHPEKFRHLGATIPKGVLLVGPPGTGKTLLARAVAGEAKVPFFSISGSEFVEMFVGVGAARVRDLFSQAAERAPCIIFIDELDAIGKARGANPLGGHDEREQTLNQLLVEMDGFDPRMGVIIMSATNRPEILDPALLRPGRFDRQVVVDRPDLLGREAILGVHVKKIKLSPDVDLNVVARRTPGFVGADLANIVNEAALLAARREKQLVEMEEMDEAIDRAILGLEKKSRVISPRVKEIVAYHESGHALVAESVEHADPVHKISIVPRGVSALGYTVHTTSEDNVMGFATKAELLDQMAALLGGRVAEEIVFADVSTGAQNDLHRVTNIARDMVKEYGMSDRLGPISYEKERRPLFIGAPGLSGGREYSEETAQAIDEEVKKIIEGTYERVRTILQDQRNMLDRLAKLLLEKEVVEGDELRDLIKAEEI
- a CDS encoding Trk family potassium uptake protein produces the protein MLAYLNSHLTTRWIFRAPFYLLGLGATAILVLQYGFGWSLGSNGAMVAVQRGFLYGFVGFYLMVAAFITPKTLLLRSGLVETLLSALVIWTEVEPSTIIPSSAVLLAVEVYAAFALLYALSTLLLNPELVVSRWGNLRLSRPQLVVFSFLAVIGLGTLGLSLPKATVSPDGIGLIDTIFTATSAVCVTGLTVINVAQDLSTLGQGFLLALIQLGGLGLMTFTAFFSLILGRDLSLRGELVLRDTLDVRTVGRITSLVLGILTITIIAEGIGTILLFVSWPTDLPSTAHGIFWSLFHSVSAFSNAGFSLLPTNDFSIYRGAFVVNYTLMALIVVGGVGFFVIQNLLRVSPWGGGTDQKRPRLTLHTKLVLTITAVLILIGATLFFTLERNASMAGYTIGEQITASLFQAVTSRTAGFSTVPIGQLTYSAAFLLMILMFIGASPGSTGGGVKTSTIGILLGTIRSILKGRTETEIFNRTIPQDQVNRALAIIFIAFGVISASVFALMIVEGRPFIDVLFETISAFGTVGLTRGMTSELSSAGKVILIFTMLAGRIGPLTLALAIAERGVRGEYEYPQEYVMLG
- a CDS encoding DedA family protein; the protein is MWTLVDFMTGYTAPFIYIFIFFGLFAGGLGAPIPEDLLLLIGGFLSWAGYTDLYLTIAISITGAVVGDYLVFYLGRKWGSNVLGHPRLSRWLTSHRLSRIHDHFDRYGGKTIFFARFFAGFRMAVYLVAGSIRMNAQKFILTDLCGAAVSVPLVTLLGIF
- a CDS encoding TrkA family potassium uptake protein, producing MARFAVIGLGRFGMSLATHLTEAGAEVVAIDADRRVIENIKDEVTVAVALDATDEHALRAQNLEKVDAAIVCIGESFEANQLATLLLKNIGVKRIIAKANTTTQRHILQLIGADQVISPEEEMGAKLAKRLLVPFALEMIPLAEGFSMIEINAPAAFVGKALKDLKLRQRFGINVVAIKKHHPPESEGATLVIASIDNLPSPESIINEYDILIIIGHEDGLRQLGKHSGS
- the corA gene encoding magnesium/cobalt transporter CorA; translation: MIDAFLLLKDGTLKRSQDVEEVFRLVEEAGDGWNLWLDLEAPHEEEFGLLTALFNFHPLALDACFNQTHHSKMDDYDDHLYIIFNTPLWGEEGVRIKTSRLDCFLGPHFLVTHHLEPFPSIQEAKVRCLKREDALSRGADYLLYIILAVLVDNYSPVLERIGDAVEAAEAEVLAKPKPSTLKRLFSLRKEVARLWQLVLRQKEILLRLSDEEHSSIRREQAVYYRDAHGHLARMSDLMESHRDTIAGAVEAFTSLTSNRKNAVVRILTVLVILMFSLALIAGIYGINPRFMPELPSPYGQYAVLGFVAFIAIIMLVFFRWKNRL